One genomic window of Salvia miltiorrhiza cultivar Shanhuang (shh) chromosome 4, IMPLAD_Smil_shh, whole genome shotgun sequence includes the following:
- the LOC131023265 gene encoding uncharacterized protein LOC131023265: MGRWISKGLIRAHSSVIRPDLTAPNKLLRLQFSLEHIVYDRICNVLKFKNMHNVVHVDEKWFYITKSNHKFYLTPAEIDPHCTCKSKKFIKKVMFVCAVCRPLFNEDGSVLFDGKIGIFPFTEMVPAKRTSKNREAGTMEEKPIQSITKQVMKDCFIYKAWKTDELSIMAKWPQFASKTIYIQQDNAKPHIKDSDPDFRAAATANDFDIKIVHQPPNSPDTNINDLGWFRAIQSLQVQSVYTNEGELVKAVQKSYEELSPSTLNCDSGVVELFGIVGSVCGSKAHGRRRLTAAAVKTLAAAPRHAPCNSVERAAKGVYGAAVPGVSAVTFFFI, from the exons CCGACCAGATTTGACAGCTCCCAACAAGTTATTGAGGCTTCAGTTCTCTCTCGAACACATTGTGTATGATAGGATATGCAATGTCCTAAAGTTCAAGAATATGCACAATGTCGTGCATGTTGATGAGAAGTGGTTCTACATCACCAAATCAAATCACAAATTTTACTTGACTCCAGCAGAAATAGATCCACATTGCACATGCAAAAGTAAGAAGTTCATTAAAAAGGTTATGTTCGTATGTGCAGTGTGCAGGCCTTTATTCAATGAAGATGGGAGTGTGTTATTCGATGGCAAGATAGGGATTTTCCCTTTCACTGAGATGGTACCAGCCAAAAGAACAAGCAAGAACAGGGAGGCTGGAACAATGGAAGAGAAACCAATTCAGTCCATCACTAAACAAGTGATGAAGGACTGCTTTATCTACAAGGCATGGAAAACAGACGAGCTAT CAATTATGGCCAAATGGCCCCAATTTGCAAGCAAAACTATATACATACAGCAAGATAATGCTAAGCCACATATAAAAGACAGTGATCCAGATTTCAGAGCTGCAGCAACAGCAAATGATTTTGATATCAAGATTGTTCATCAGCCTCCAAATAGCCCAGACACCAACATCAATGACTTGGGTTGGTTTAGGGCCATTCAAAGCTTGCAAGTACAATCAGTTTACACAAATGAAGGGGAGCTAGTGAAGGCAGTTCAGAAATCGTATGAAGAGCTAAGTCCTAGTACTTTAAACTGT gattcaGGAGTTGTCGAGCTTTTTGGCATCGTTGGGAGCGTTTGTGGAAGCAAAGCTCACGgtcgccgccgtctcacggcggccgccgtcaagACGctggccgcggccccacggcacGCGCCGTGCAATTCTGTGGAGAGAGCAGCAAAGGGTGtctacggcgccgccgtccctggtgtttcggcagttacgtttttcttCATATAA